Below is a genomic region from Pontibacillus yanchengensis.
AATGGGGGTAGAAATTTGGTCAGGGGAAGTTATACTAGAGTTAAAAGAAGAGTACGATATTAAAGTAGGATTATTTCCCCCATTCCTTAATCAAGAACAAAGATGGCCTGAAGCTCAACAAGAACAGTACCACCTTCTATTGGACGCTGTGGATTATAGTCAACCATTGTATCAAAAGGAATACGAGGGGCCATATCAATTTAAAGCGAAAGATCAATGGTTACTTGATAAGAGTGATGCTTGCTTAATCCTATATGACGAAGAAACAGGTGGAAGTCCAGGGTATTTTTTGGATAAGGCAAAAGCATATCAAGAAAAATATGATTATGAGATTTATATGATTACACCGTTTGATATTGATGAAACGGTGCAAGAAATGATTATGGAGGACCCGGCATATTGGTCAAATTAAATTGACATACATTCCTTCTTCTGCAAAAATTATGATAAGCGTATAAAGTCTGAGGTGAGATAAATGGGTTTAGACCGTATTCAGTTAACTGGAAAAGAGATATTAGATAAAGACTTTAAAACTGCAATTCGTGGATACAATCAAGAAGAAGTCGATCAATATTTAGATACGATTATTCAAGACTATGAAGCTTTTCATCAAGAGATTGAACGTCTGAAACAAGAAAATGAACGTTTAAAGAAACAATCAGATCAAACTACTCGTACACGACAGCCCTCTGCTACAGGACAAGTAAATTATGATATTCTACAACGTGTTTCGAACCTAGAAAAGGCAGTGTTTGGCAGGAAGTACGCGGACGAGTAAATAATCACGATTCAATTATAAGATTCACAGCCTCCAAAAAGAAAGATTCATTCATGGTAGTTGGAACCTTTTCCATAAATTACAAGGTGAATGAGGTATTTAGTTGTGCTATAATAAGTAAATGTAGTTATTGACTCAATAACAAATTCAGTCTAAAATAAATGAGCAATTGATAAATACTTGGGTAATCGCTGTATGACATGCTCATGCAGAGGAAAGTCCATGCTCACACAAGCTGAGATGCTTGTAGTGTTCGTGCTTGACGAAATCATAAGTCAAGGTAGTGTAACAGCTAACGGCAGAGAAATGATCTACGTCCAAATGGATAGGACCAGATTATCTTGAAAGTGCCACAGTGACGAAGTTTCGTTGGAAACAACGAAAGTGGAACGAGGTAAACCCCACGAGTGAGCAACCCAAAATTAGGTA
It encodes:
- the gpsB gene encoding cell division regulator GpsB, translated to MGLDRIQLTGKEILDKDFKTAIRGYNQEEVDQYLDTIIQDYEAFHQEIERLKQENERLKKQSDQTTRTRQPSATGQVNYDILQRVSNLEKAVFGRKYADE
- a CDS encoding SLOG family protein; the protein is MKVLTITGYKPMEMGIFKVDDSNIKYVKETIKRRLIPFIEDGLEWILLSGQMGVEIWSGEVILELKEEYDIKVGLFPPFLNQEQRWPEAQQEQYHLLLDAVDYSQPLYQKEYEGPYQFKAKDQWLLDKSDACLILYDEETGGSPGYFLDKAKAYQEKYDYEIYMITPFDIDETVQEMIMEDPAYWSN